The following coding sequences lie in one Myxococcus xanthus genomic window:
- the rdgB gene encoding RdgB/HAM1 family non-canonical purine NTP pyrophosphatase, giving the protein MTVKPRLLFATSNKGKLRELRGLVGDSVEVVSLADLPPVPEPVEDGATFEENAVKKARAYADATGMLTLADDSGLCVDALGGRPGVQSARYAPGDDRARYEKLLTELAGVPDAQRTASFRCALALVGPGGGEAKVEVGQCQGRIGHAPKGSHGFGYDPVFILPDGDRALAELTPEEKSAISHRGKAFQKMKPHLLGL; this is encoded by the coding sequence ATGACGGTGAAGCCCCGGCTGCTCTTCGCCACGTCCAACAAGGGCAAGCTGCGCGAGCTGCGCGGCCTCGTCGGAGACTCGGTGGAGGTGGTGTCCCTGGCGGACCTGCCTCCCGTGCCCGAGCCCGTGGAGGACGGCGCCACGTTCGAGGAGAACGCCGTGAAGAAGGCCCGCGCCTATGCGGACGCCACGGGGATGCTCACCCTGGCGGATGACTCCGGGCTGTGCGTGGACGCGCTGGGCGGCAGGCCCGGTGTGCAGTCCGCGCGCTATGCCCCGGGGGATGACCGGGCCCGCTACGAGAAGCTTCTGACCGAGCTGGCCGGCGTGCCCGACGCGCAGCGCACCGCGTCCTTCCGCTGCGCGCTGGCGCTGGTGGGGCCCGGAGGAGGGGAGGCGAAGGTGGAGGTGGGGCAGTGCCAGGGCCGTATCGGCCACGCGCCGAAGGGGAGCCATGGTTTCGGCTATGACCCCGTCTTCATCCTTCCGGACGGCGACCGTGCCCTGGCGGAGCTGACGCCGGAGGAGAAGTCGGCCATCTCCCACCGGGGGAAGGCCTTCCAGAAGATGAAGCCCCACCTGCTGGGCTTGTAG
- the bet gene encoding phage recombination protein Bet, whose amino-acid sequence MEANPQQKAEGTAAGQGGQHAGWTRERVELVKRTICPRGISEDEFALFIEQCKRSGLDPLLKEAFCVARRQNAGNRERPNWVTKYEFQPSEAGMLARAERFPDFKGIQASAVFAEDDIVVDQGRGEVVHRFNPAKRKGALVGAWSRVVREDKLPVVVWLDFSGYVQQTPLWSKIPTTMIEKCARVAALRKAYPEAFGGLYVREEMPAEDYESHSDEHGSGPYEVLGSKPGPLKASFPPLAPQEPRASQAAAAQLDIDVPLQPKQPRESTLEAGPAAPAPQREPVAKAQPAASPETAPRPKPSAVVVAFGPHKGKTASELSDDELSESIDLANEKLMEQPRARWAKAMRENLLALEAETELRCRVPASTGGGNGAAHDA is encoded by the coding sequence ATGGAAGCCAACCCCCAACAGAAGGCGGAAGGAACGGCGGCCGGCCAGGGTGGCCAGCACGCCGGGTGGACGCGGGAGCGCGTGGAGCTCGTGAAGCGGACCATCTGCCCTCGCGGCATCAGCGAGGACGAGTTCGCCCTCTTCATCGAGCAGTGCAAGCGCAGTGGCCTGGACCCGCTCCTCAAGGAGGCCTTCTGCGTGGCGCGCCGGCAGAATGCCGGCAACCGCGAGCGGCCCAACTGGGTGACGAAGTACGAGTTCCAGCCCTCCGAGGCCGGAATGCTCGCGCGCGCCGAGCGCTTCCCGGACTTCAAGGGCATCCAGGCGAGCGCGGTGTTCGCCGAGGACGACATCGTCGTGGACCAGGGCCGAGGCGAGGTGGTGCACCGCTTCAACCCCGCCAAGCGCAAGGGCGCGCTGGTGGGTGCATGGTCGCGCGTGGTGCGCGAGGACAAGCTGCCCGTGGTGGTGTGGTTGGACTTCAGCGGCTACGTCCAGCAGACGCCGCTGTGGTCCAAGATTCCCACCACCATGATTGAGAAGTGCGCCCGCGTGGCCGCCCTGCGCAAGGCGTACCCGGAGGCCTTCGGTGGACTCTATGTGCGGGAGGAGATGCCCGCCGAGGATTACGAGTCGCACTCGGACGAGCACGGCAGCGGCCCCTACGAGGTGCTAGGCTCCAAGCCCGGTCCCCTCAAGGCGTCCTTCCCTCCACTGGCGCCCCAGGAGCCGCGCGCGTCCCAGGCCGCCGCGGCGCAGTTGGACATCGACGTGCCGCTCCAGCCCAAGCAGCCCCGCGAGTCCACGCTGGAGGCGGGGCCCGCCGCCCCGGCCCCTCAGCGGGAGCCGGTGGCCAAGGCCCAGCCCGCCGCCAGTCCAGAGACCGCGCCACGCCCCAAGCCGAGCGCCGTGGTGGTGGCGTTCGGCCCCCATAAGGGAAAGACGGCCTCCGAGCTCTCCGACGACGAGCTGAGCGAGTCCATCGACCTGGCCAACGAGAAGCTGATGGAGCAGCCCCGGGCGCGCTGGGCCAAGGCCATGCGGGAGAACCTGCTGGCGTTGGAGGCGGAGACGGAGCTGCGCTGCCGGGTGCCGGCGTCGACGGGCGGCGGCAACGGCGCGGCCCATGATGCGTAA
- a CDS encoding outer membrane protein assembly factor BamD has translation MRSAVAFLSAFLLFGTGCASLTQGQAGEPDYAAVADENLRLGSEALENKDFFRAQKYFEYVRTKFPYQEAAREAELKLADVDFERDAFPEAKEQYQAFIKLHPTHAKVDYAAFRSAMTHVRAYPSEFFALPPSREKDQGEIRSALVAMEEFLRQYPQSQYVAEAKTHREDARRRLASHELYAAQFYQKRERWKAVAQRLEGLLRRYPGTEYEEEALFDLHDAYVKLNDTQKAQDTLRQVLRRLPGTPAAERAQRMLGS, from the coding sequence ATGCGTTCCGCCGTCGCCTTTCTGTCCGCCTTCCTGCTGTTCGGTACCGGGTGTGCGTCCCTCACGCAGGGCCAGGCCGGTGAGCCTGACTATGCCGCCGTCGCCGATGAAAACCTGCGGCTCGGCTCCGAGGCCCTGGAGAACAAGGACTTCTTCCGCGCCCAGAAGTACTTCGAGTACGTCCGGACGAAGTTCCCGTACCAGGAGGCCGCCCGCGAGGCCGAGCTGAAGCTGGCCGACGTGGACTTCGAGCGCGACGCCTTCCCCGAGGCCAAGGAGCAGTACCAGGCGTTCATCAAGCTCCACCCCACGCACGCCAAGGTGGACTACGCCGCCTTCCGCTCCGCGATGACGCACGTGCGGGCCTACCCCTCCGAGTTCTTCGCCCTGCCGCCGTCCCGCGAGAAGGACCAGGGCGAAATCCGCTCCGCGCTGGTGGCCATGGAGGAGTTCCTGCGCCAGTACCCCCAGTCTCAGTACGTGGCGGAGGCGAAGACGCACCGGGAGGACGCCCGGCGCCGGCTCGCCTCGCACGAGCTGTACGCGGCCCAGTTCTACCAGAAGCGTGAGCGCTGGAAGGCCGTGGCTCAGCGCCTGGAAGGGTTGCTGCGCCGCTACCCGGGCACGGAGTACGAGGAGGAGGCCCTCTTCGACCTGCACGACGCGTACGTGAAGCTGAATGACACGCAGAAGGCGCAGGACACGCTGCGCCAGGTGCTGCGTCGGCTGCCCGGCACGCCCGCCGCGGAGCGCGCCCAGCGTATGCTGGGCTCGTGA
- a CDS encoding type IV pilus twitching motility protein PilT, with the protein MELNEILQIALRGGASDIHLKAGLPPMFRVDGSLVPLKDGRRLPPEEVARMAFGIMNEFQKEKFKGSNEVDLAYGVPGLGRFRVNVFQQRGTVGAVLRVIPFKVMTIQDLLLPQILAKICGEERGLVLVTGTTGSGKSTTLAAMIDHINANETSHIMTIEDPIEFLIRDKRSIVNQREVGVDTMSFAQALKSALRQDPDVILVGEMRDHETIETALHAAETGHLVMSTLHTLDATETINRIVSAFPPHQQKQVRLQLASVLKAVVSQRLVPRADGKGRVAAVEVLRVTARVREMIEDKDRTKEIHDAIAQGTDTYGMQTFDQSLMSLVRQGLVTYEEAHRQATNPDDFALRFSGISGTSDSKWDNFDSKPGESRPIPGSSAFAQKGAPTAVPAPQAAPAPAPMAQPMRPAAPASQQMRPGVPPPQAMRPGAPAGAPVGRPMAPPAARPPAPAPAPAPAAAGGDDDFQIERF; encoded by the coding sequence ATGGAACTCAACGAGATCCTCCAGATCGCCCTGCGCGGCGGTGCCTCCGACATTCATCTCAAGGCAGGCCTGCCGCCCATGTTCCGCGTGGACGGTTCGCTGGTTCCGCTGAAGGACGGCCGCCGCCTCCCTCCCGAGGAGGTGGCGCGCATGGCCTTTGGCATCATGAACGAGTTCCAGAAGGAGAAGTTCAAGGGGAGCAACGAGGTGGACCTGGCCTACGGCGTGCCGGGGCTCGGGCGCTTCCGCGTGAACGTCTTCCAGCAGCGCGGCACCGTGGGCGCCGTGCTGCGTGTCATCCCCTTCAAGGTGATGACCATCCAGGACCTGTTGCTGCCGCAGATTCTCGCCAAGATTTGCGGTGAGGAGCGCGGCCTGGTGCTGGTGACGGGCACCACGGGCTCCGGCAAGTCCACCACGCTGGCGGCGATGATCGACCACATCAACGCCAACGAGACCAGCCACATCATGACGATTGAGGACCCCATCGAGTTCCTCATTCGCGACAAGCGCTCCATCGTGAACCAGCGCGAGGTGGGCGTGGACACGATGAGCTTCGCGCAGGCGCTCAAGAGCGCGCTGCGGCAGGACCCGGACGTCATCCTCGTGGGCGAAATGCGTGACCACGAGACCATCGAAACGGCGCTCCACGCCGCGGAGACGGGCCACCTGGTGATGTCCACGCTGCACACGCTGGACGCGACGGAGACCATCAACCGCATCGTCTCCGCCTTCCCGCCGCATCAGCAGAAGCAGGTGCGCCTCCAGTTGGCCAGCGTGCTCAAGGCCGTGGTGTCCCAGCGTCTGGTGCCGCGCGCGGACGGCAAGGGCCGCGTGGCCGCCGTGGAGGTGCTGCGCGTCACGGCCCGTGTCCGCGAGATGATCGAAGACAAGGACCGCACGAAGGAGATCCACGACGCCATTGCCCAGGGCACGGACACGTACGGGATGCAGACCTTCGACCAGTCCCTGATGAGTCTGGTGCGGCAGGGGCTCGTCACCTACGAGGAGGCCCACCGGCAGGCCACCAACCCGGACGACTTCGCGCTGCGCTTCTCCGGCATCAGCGGCACGTCCGACTCCAAGTGGGACAACTTCGATTCGAAGCCCGGCGAGTCGCGGCCCATCCCCGGCTCCTCCGCCTTCGCTCAGAAGGGGGCGCCCACGGCTGTTCCGGCGCCACAGGCCGCGCCTGCTCCGGCGCCCATGGCACAGCCCATGCGCCCGGCGGCTCCGGCATCGCAGCAGATGCGTCCGGGCGTTCCGCCGCCGCAGGCCATGCGTCCGGGGGCTCCGGCTGGCGCGCCAGTGGGGCGTCCCATGGCGCCGCCTGCCGCGCGCCCGCCAGCGCCCGCTCCGGCCCCGGCACCCGCCGCGGCAGGTGGGGACGACGACTTCCAGATCGAGCGCTTCTAG
- a CDS encoding regulatory protein RecX has product MHPEDEGPDAVRRATDACLKLLSMRGRSRRELEQALARKGFTEAVCEAALARVKDWGYLDDERFARERATLLLGRGRLGPDAVAHRLRAHGLEEGTAQQAISEASDAVSFDALATARAVLEKRGLLGRPLGAKERARAGRLLDSRGFSEDVIYRLLGEASLDPSGPEE; this is encoded by the coding sequence ATGCATCCGGAGGACGAAGGGCCCGACGCTGTTCGCCGTGCCACGGACGCGTGCCTGAAGCTCCTGTCCATGCGCGGGCGCAGCCGCCGCGAGCTGGAGCAGGCCCTGGCCCGGAAGGGCTTCACCGAAGCGGTGTGCGAAGCCGCGCTCGCCCGCGTGAAGGATTGGGGCTACCTGGACGACGAACGCTTCGCGCGCGAGCGAGCCACCCTGCTCCTGGGCCGAGGCCGGCTGGGGCCAGATGCGGTGGCGCACCGGCTGCGGGCGCACGGGCTGGAGGAGGGGACCGCCCAGCAGGCCATCTCCGAGGCGAGCGACGCGGTGTCCTTCGACGCGCTGGCCACGGCGCGGGCGGTGCTGGAGAAGCGGGGACTGCTCGGCCGCCCGCTGGGGGCCAAGGAGCGGGCCCGCGCAGGACGGCTCCTGGACAGCCGAGGCTTCTCGGAGGACGTCATCTACCGGTTGCTCGGAGAAGCTTCGCTGGACCCCTCGGGGCCGGAGGAATAG
- a CDS encoding N-acetylmuramoyl-L-alanine amidase family protein: protein MPSPRRPLLGLLSLLWLVPVIAGAAERPARIIIDPGHGGAKEGAKGPGKLREKDVALQISLRLRDKLEAAGGDVFLTRERDTLVSLTERVAWTNDHAPDLFISIHANSMPTKRMRARTEGVETYFLSASASGDAALAVADRENAEAPMSRAARTDSTLAFILQDLARTEAHADSSRLAYAIHPRLVRGTRAVNRGVQQAPFFVLSGVECPAVLVEVGYISHPVEGPRLGRPEYQEKLAEAITEGVLAFLKETRRRDAARGTEVAGPVSP from the coding sequence ATGCCGTCGCCGCGCCGCCCCCTCCTCGGCCTCCTGTCCTTGCTCTGGCTGGTCCCCGTCATCGCCGGGGCCGCGGAGCGTCCCGCGCGCATCATCATCGACCCGGGACACGGTGGCGCGAAGGAAGGCGCCAAGGGCCCCGGAAAGCTGCGGGAGAAGGACGTCGCGCTCCAGATTTCGCTCCGGCTCCGGGACAAGCTCGAGGCCGCGGGGGGCGACGTGTTCCTGACGCGCGAGCGCGACACGCTGGTGTCGTTGACGGAGCGCGTGGCGTGGACCAATGACCACGCGCCCGACCTGTTCATCTCCATCCACGCCAACTCCATGCCCACCAAGCGGATGCGCGCGCGCACCGAGGGCGTGGAGACGTACTTCCTGTCCGCCAGCGCCTCCGGTGACGCCGCGCTCGCCGTGGCGGACCGGGAGAACGCGGAGGCGCCCATGTCGCGCGCCGCGCGCACCGACTCCACGCTGGCCTTCATCCTCCAGGACCTGGCGCGCACGGAGGCGCACGCGGATTCCTCGCGCCTGGCCTACGCCATCCACCCGCGCCTCGTGCGCGGCACCCGCGCGGTGAACCGGGGCGTGCAGCAGGCGCCCTTCTTCGTCCTCTCCGGCGTGGAGTGTCCGGCGGTCCTCGTGGAGGTGGGCTACATCTCCCATCCCGTGGAGGGCCCCCGGCTGGGCCGGCCGGAGTACCAGGAGAAGCTGGCCGAGGCGATTACCGAGGGCGTGCTGGCCTTCCTCAAGGAGACGCGCCGCCGGGACGCCGCCCGGGGAACCGAGGTGGCTGGCCCCGTGTCGCCCTGA
- the rph gene encoding ribonuclease PH — protein MRSFQRGALDLRPVVLTPGVSRYAEGSVQVEFGHTKVLVTCSTEERVPPHLMGKGSGWVTAEYGMLPRATHSRNQRESAKGKQTGRTMEIQRLIGRSLRAAVDLSTLGPRTLTLDCDVLQADGGTRTASITGAYVALVLALRSLQKAGTISKLPKLTPLAAVSVGIVKGEVRVDLDYDEDSTADVDLNLVATADGRMVELQGTAEHQLFDRKALDAMVDGGLAAIQKLTAAQAQVLG, from the coding sequence GTGCGTTCCTTTCAACGTGGTGCGCTGGACCTTCGCCCCGTCGTCCTCACCCCCGGTGTCTCCCGCTACGCGGAGGGCTCGGTCCAGGTGGAGTTCGGCCACACCAAGGTGCTCGTCACCTGCTCCACGGAGGAGCGCGTTCCGCCGCACCTGATGGGCAAGGGCTCCGGCTGGGTGACGGCGGAGTACGGCATGCTGCCGCGCGCCACGCACTCGCGGAACCAGCGTGAGTCCGCCAAGGGCAAGCAGACGGGCCGCACCATGGAAATCCAGCGGCTCATCGGCCGCTCCCTGCGCGCCGCGGTGGACCTGTCCACCCTGGGCCCTCGCACCCTGACGCTGGACTGTGACGTGCTCCAGGCGGACGGCGGCACCCGCACCGCTTCCATCACCGGGGCCTACGTGGCGCTGGTGCTGGCGCTGCGCTCGCTGCAGAAGGCCGGGACCATCTCCAAGCTGCCCAAGCTCACGCCGTTGGCGGCCGTGTCCGTGGGCATCGTCAAGGGCGAGGTCCGGGTGGATCTGGACTACGACGAGGATTCCACCGCGGATGTGGACCTGAACCTGGTGGCCACCGCGGACGGCCGCATGGTGGAGCTGCAGGGGACGGCGGAGCACCAGCTCTTCGACCGCAAGGCCCTGGACGCCATGGTGGACGGCGGGCTGGCCGCCATCCAGAAGCTGACCGCCGCGCAGGCGCAGGTGCTGGGATGA
- the selD gene encoding selenide, water dikinase SelD: protein MAEKKTDKVKRLTELSHCAGCAAKLRASDLAQVLGGLKSTKGPQALVGFSTNDDAAVYRLAPGMAVVETVDFFPPVVDDPFQFGAIAAANALSDIYAMGARPLFALNLVCFPDELPLKVLSKILAGGQSKADEAGIPILGGHSIRDPEPKFGMAVTGVVHPKKVLTNAGAKPGDVLFLTKPLGSGIATTAIKRGVASKQLAKRALGVMTTLNRAAGEVFASGKFKVNALTDVTGYGLLGHLLEMMTAAKTRATLDLERIPLIAEVPALAEDGVVPGGTRSNLAHVHKKVRFPEGLPECIQWVLADAQTNGGLLASVPARQALKALKALEAAGVDAALIGEVQAGKPGIDVVG, encoded by the coding sequence ATGGCGGAGAAGAAGACGGACAAGGTGAAGCGCCTCACCGAGCTGAGCCACTGCGCGGGCTGCGCGGCGAAGCTGCGGGCCTCGGACCTGGCGCAGGTTCTGGGAGGGCTGAAGTCCACGAAGGGCCCCCAGGCGCTGGTGGGGTTCTCCACCAACGACGACGCGGCCGTGTACCGGCTGGCGCCCGGCATGGCCGTGGTGGAGACGGTGGACTTCTTCCCGCCGGTGGTGGACGACCCGTTCCAGTTCGGGGCCATCGCCGCGGCGAACGCGCTGTCGGACATCTACGCCATGGGCGCGCGGCCCCTCTTCGCGCTCAACCTGGTGTGCTTCCCGGACGAGCTCCCGCTGAAGGTGCTGTCGAAAATCCTGGCGGGCGGCCAGTCCAAGGCGGACGAGGCTGGCATCCCCATCCTGGGCGGCCACAGCATCCGCGACCCCGAGCCGAAGTTCGGCATGGCCGTCACCGGCGTGGTGCATCCGAAGAAGGTGCTCACCAACGCGGGCGCGAAGCCGGGGGACGTGCTCTTCCTCACCAAGCCCCTGGGCTCGGGCATCGCCACCACCGCCATCAAGCGGGGCGTGGCGTCCAAGCAGCTGGCGAAGCGGGCGCTGGGGGTGATGACGACGCTCAACCGCGCCGCCGGCGAGGTGTTCGCCTCCGGGAAGTTCAAGGTGAACGCCCTCACGGACGTGACGGGCTACGGCCTGTTGGGGCACCTGCTGGAGATGATGACCGCGGCGAAGACGCGCGCCACGCTGGACCTGGAGCGCATCCCGCTCATCGCGGAAGTGCCCGCGCTGGCGGAGGACGGCGTGGTGCCCGGCGGCACCAGGTCCAACCTCGCCCATGTCCACAAGAAGGTCCGCTTCCCCGAAGGACTGCCCGAGTGCATCCAGTGGGTGCTGGCGGACGCGCAGACCAACGGCGGCCTCCTGGCCAGCGTCCCCGCACGTCAGGCGCTCAAGGCGCTCAAGGCGCTGGAAGCGGCTGGCGTGGACGCGGCGCTGATTGGTGAAGTCCAGGCGGGGAAACCGGGCATCGACGTGGTGGGCTGA
- a CDS encoding DUF4388 domain-containing protein — MDTQKTYALKFISGKYQGGEFPLKADKQIVIGRSSELDMVLVEDMVSRKHARISFSDGSITIEDLGSTNGTFVNGEKVKQSRLKEGDRILIGTSILKLVHQGAEGASVDEGTARLKLEEAAAAQAARTTNKASSMTGKIEEIPLPDLLQLFHTSKKNGVLVVQRSDQEGRIYLRQGRVYYAVIGENHNLGPQKSFNRIITWEEGDFELRPAENQEFMVELDSSTEALLMDALRQLDEIKRLQPSLPTAGASLALASPLTPPLKELAPELLDVLQLVHNYGTLNAVMDHADADDVVTAEAVVQLLKRDYIRAA; from the coding sequence ATGGACACCCAAAAGACCTACGCCCTCAAGTTCATCTCAGGGAAGTACCAGGGCGGCGAATTCCCGCTGAAGGCGGACAAGCAGATCGTCATCGGCCGCTCCAGTGAGCTGGACATGGTGCTCGTGGAGGACATGGTCTCCCGCAAGCACGCGCGCATCAGCTTCTCCGATGGGAGCATCACCATCGAGGACCTGGGCTCCACCAACGGGACCTTCGTCAACGGTGAGAAGGTGAAGCAGTCCCGCCTGAAGGAAGGGGACCGCATCCTCATCGGGACCTCCATCCTCAAGCTGGTGCACCAGGGCGCCGAAGGCGCCAGCGTGGATGAGGGCACCGCCCGGTTGAAGCTGGAGGAGGCCGCCGCGGCCCAGGCCGCGCGGACGACCAACAAGGCCAGCTCCATGACGGGGAAGATCGAGGAGATTCCCCTCCCGGACCTGCTCCAGCTGTTCCACACGTCCAAGAAGAACGGCGTGCTGGTGGTGCAGCGCAGCGACCAGGAAGGGCGCATCTACCTGCGCCAGGGCCGCGTGTACTACGCCGTCATCGGCGAGAACCACAACCTGGGTCCGCAGAAGAGCTTCAACCGCATCATCACCTGGGAAGAGGGCGACTTCGAGCTGCGCCCGGCGGAGAACCAGGAGTTCATGGTGGAGCTGGACTCGTCCACCGAGGCGCTCCTCATGGACGCGCTCCGCCAGCTGGACGAAATCAAGCGCCTGCAGCCGAGCTTGCCGACGGCGGGTGCCTCGCTGGCGCTGGCCTCTCCGCTGACGCCGCCGCTCAAGGAGCTGGCGCCGGAGCTGCTGGACGTGCTGCAACTGGTGCACAACTACGGCACCCTGAACGCGGTGATGGACCACGCGGACGCGGACGACGTCGTCACCGCCGAGGCCGTGGTGCAGCTGCTCAAGCGGGACTACATCCGAGCGGCCTGA
- a CDS encoding tetratricopeptide repeat protein encodes MDEPLKQLLTLGRGYFEKKQYAQAEQYLAKIVEQNPTFADVFNMLGIIYHDQGQFARAQRAFESALKLNPAYTEAALNLAVIYNDMGKYAEAKEVYQAALSQQKSGPDELDPYVEKKIANMYGEIGDVFASSGVWAKAIEEYRRALALCPQFVDIRLKLGNALRDAGDNAAALIEYEQVIAQNPAFIPGHIQYGVALYSAGRRAEAVQVWEDVLVRSPGNKSAQMYLNLVKDPGKAEQAG; translated from the coding sequence ATGGACGAGCCCCTCAAGCAGCTACTGACCCTCGGGCGCGGCTACTTCGAGAAGAAGCAGTACGCGCAGGCCGAGCAATACCTCGCGAAGATCGTCGAGCAGAATCCGACGTTCGCGGACGTATTCAACATGCTCGGCATCATCTACCACGACCAGGGGCAGTTCGCCCGGGCGCAGCGCGCGTTCGAATCCGCGCTGAAGCTCAACCCCGCCTATACCGAGGCGGCGCTCAACCTGGCCGTCATCTACAACGACATGGGGAAGTACGCCGAGGCGAAGGAGGTCTACCAGGCCGCCCTCTCCCAGCAGAAATCCGGCCCGGACGAGCTGGACCCCTACGTGGAGAAGAAGATCGCCAACATGTACGGCGAGATTGGCGACGTCTTCGCCTCCAGCGGCGTGTGGGCCAAGGCCATTGAGGAGTACCGGCGCGCGCTCGCGCTGTGTCCTCAGTTCGTGGACATCCGCCTCAAGCTGGGCAACGCCCTGCGCGACGCGGGGGACAACGCGGCGGCCCTCATCGAATACGAGCAGGTCATCGCCCAGAACCCGGCTTTCATTCCGGGACACATCCAGTATGGAGTCGCGCTGTACTCGGCCGGGCGGCGGGCGGAGGCGGTGCAGGTCTGGGAGGACGTGCTGGTGCGCAGCCCCGGTAACAAGAGCGCGCAGATGTACCTCAACCTGGTGAAGGACCCCGGCAAGGCGGAGCAGGCTGGCTGA